One genomic window of Coregonus clupeaformis isolate EN_2021a unplaced genomic scaffold, ASM2061545v1 scaf1373, whole genome shotgun sequence includes the following:
- the LOC121542849 gene encoding trypsin-1-like, with protein MISLVFVLLIGAAFSTEDDKIVGGYECKPYSQPHQVSLNVGYHFCGGSLVNENWVVSAAHCYMSRVEVRLGEHNIARTEASEQFISSSRVIPHPNYSSYNINNDIMLIKLSKPATLNTYVQPVALPTSCAPAGTKCVVSGWGNTMSSTADSDKLQCLNLPILSFNDCDNSYPGQITNAMFCAGFLEGGKDSCQGDSGGPVVCNGELQGVVSWGYGCAEPGNPGVYAKVCIFNDWLTSTMATY; from the exons ATGATTTCTCTGGTCTTTGTTCTGCTCATTGGAGCCGCTT ttTCCACGGAGGACGACAAGATCGTTGGAGGGTACGAGTGCAAGCCCTACTCCCAGCCCCACCAGGTGTCTCTGAACGTTGGGTACCACTTCTGTGGTGGCTCCCTGGTCAACGAGAACTGGGTTGTGTCTGCTGCTCATTGCTACATGTC CCGCGTGGAGGTGCGTCTGGGCGAGCACAACATTGCCAGAACTGAGGCTAGCGAGCAGTTCATCTCTTCTTCCCGCGTCATCCCCCACCCCAACTACAGCTCCTACAACATCAACAATGACATCATGCTGATCAAGCTGAGCAAGCCCGCCACCCTCAACACCTACGTGCAGCCTGTTGCTCTGCCCACCAGCTGTGCCCCCGCTGGCACCAAGTGTGTCGTCTCTGGATGGGGAAACACCATGAGCTCCA CCGCCGATAGCGACAAGCTGCAGTGCCTGAACCTCCCCATCCTTTCTTTCAACGACTGTGACAACTCCTACCCTGGCCAGATCACTAATGCCATGTTCTGCGCTGGATTCCTGGAGGGAGGCAAGGACTCTTGCCAG ggtgacTCCGGTGGCCCCGTGGTGTGCAACGGTGAGCTGCAGGGTGTTGTGTCCTGGGGATATGGGTGTGCCGAGCCCGGTAACCCTGGTGTCTACGCCAAG gTGTGCATCTTCAACGACTGGCTGACCAGCACCATGGCCACCTACTAA